Below is a genomic region from Streptococcus salivarius.
TATACGAGAGTAGTCCTTGTAAGTGTGATAACCAAGTAACCTTCGAGAAGAATGGAAGAATAGTACTAGGAATTGTTGTAATCGAGCTAGCAAAGATAACGGGAATAACACCAGCTGGATTTACTTTCAATGGAAGATAAGAACTCGTTGGAGCCCCTTGAACCAATTTAGTATATTGAATTGGAATTTGATATTCTGCCTGTTGAACAAATGTCGTAAAGAAGACAATCGCCAAACCTACCACAATTAGCAAAGCAACTATGATATATGAACGAGTTAATTCGTCAGCACGAACATTGACAAAGAAATCCTCGTAAATTGTTGAGAACATTTTTGGAATAGAAGCAATGATCCCTGAAAAGATAATCATTGACACACCATTACCAAAACCTTTATCAGTGATTTGTTCACCAAGCCATGTCACAATTATGCTACCAGCAGTTAGAATTGTCCCAATCAATAGGTAGGTTGAAACATTTGGTGTTTTAACCAATGAAATTGATGAGAGAGTATTAAAACTTGCTGTAATACCAATCGATTGAACAAAGGCTAAAACAAGAGTAATATAGCGAGTCGCTTGGTTCAATTTACGACGACCAACTTCCCCTTGTTTGCCCCACTCCACAAATTTCGGATAGATATCCATCTGCAAAAGTTGGACAATGATTGATGCTGTAATGTAAGGACTAACCCCCATCGAGAAGATAGAGAAGTTATTCATGGCATTACCAGACACCAAGTTAAGCATGTTCAAGAAAGGTAAATCACTTAATTGTTTCAAACTTTCCGCATTGATACCAGGAACTGTTACATG
It encodes:
- the secY gene encoding preprotein translocase subunit SecY — encoded protein: MFFKLLKDALKVKNVRNKILFTIFIIFVFRVGTHVTVPGINAESLKQLSDLPFLNMLNLVSGNAMNNFSIFSMGVSPYITASIIVQLLQMDIYPKFVEWGKQGEVGRRKLNQATRYITLVLAFVQSIGITASFNTLSSISLVKTPNVSTYLLIGTILTAGSIIVTWLGEQITDKGFGNGVSMIIFSGIIASIPKMFSTIYEDFFVNVRADELTRSYIIVALLIVVGLAIVFFTTFVQQAEYQIPIQYTKLVQGAPTSSYLPLKVNPAGVIPVIFASSITTIPSTILPFFSKVTWLSHLQGLLSYNTPSGMITYAILIILFSFFYTFVQVNPEKTAENLQKNGSYIPSVRPGRETEKYMSSLLKRLATIGAVFLAFISLAPIAAQQFMHLTSSIALGGTSLLILISTGIEGMKQLEGYLLKRQYVGFMNLED